In the genome of Gordonia rubripertincta, one region contains:
- a CDS encoding bifunctional ADP-dependent NAD(P)H-hydrate dehydratase/NAD(P)H-hydrate epimerase, whose amino-acid sequence MPTRYLTADEVRDAERASGDLLANGTLMRRAAHGVAQAVVGELNRIGGCYGRSVGVVVGAGDNGGDALFAAAELTRRGVAAHAVLLAPDKAHPAGLRAFRAAGGRVGDALPAGLDAVIDGVVGIGGRGPLRPAAAAVFDRIDAETIVVAVDLPSGVDADTGEVHTPSVRADVTVTFGFPRRAHLLAAPRCGRVIVVDIGIGDPVEPDARQLISYANAEIDWPVPGPADDKYTQGVVGVIAGSHRYPGAAILASGAAVAATSGMTRYVGSAHAEVVSHFPEVVAAPDLADAGRVQAWVVGPGMGTDAAATALLRTVLDSDLPVLVDADALTIVSNEPGLVAGRAAPTLLTPHAGEFARLTGAEVGADRVSAVADLAAQWRVTVLLKGRITLVADPSGRVVGNDAGSSWAATAGAGDVLAGIAGSLLAAGRSPQEAGAWAARVHAHAALLASRGAPIGASTLLAALRPAIREFTSGGTAGETHTPPR is encoded by the coding sequence GCGACGCCGAGCGGGCGTCGGGAGATCTGCTCGCCAACGGGACGCTGATGCGACGCGCCGCGCACGGCGTCGCGCAGGCCGTCGTCGGCGAGCTGAACCGGATCGGCGGCTGCTACGGGCGGTCGGTGGGTGTCGTGGTCGGTGCCGGTGACAACGGTGGTGACGCCCTCTTCGCCGCCGCCGAACTCACCCGTCGCGGAGTCGCCGCCCATGCGGTGCTGCTCGCCCCCGACAAGGCGCACCCGGCCGGACTGCGGGCGTTCCGGGCGGCCGGCGGTCGTGTCGGCGATGCGTTGCCCGCCGGGCTCGACGCCGTCATCGACGGGGTCGTGGGAATCGGCGGCAGGGGGCCGTTGCGCCCCGCGGCGGCGGCCGTCTTCGACCGTATCGATGCCGAAACCATAGTCGTCGCAGTCGATCTGCCGTCCGGCGTCGATGCCGACACCGGTGAGGTGCACACGCCGTCGGTCCGTGCCGATGTCACCGTCACCTTCGGCTTCCCGCGTCGCGCACACCTTCTGGCGGCACCGCGGTGCGGCCGGGTGATCGTCGTCGACATCGGCATCGGTGATCCCGTCGAACCTGATGCGCGGCAACTCATCTCGTACGCCAATGCCGAGATCGACTGGCCCGTACCGGGTCCCGCGGACGACAAGTACACCCAGGGTGTGGTCGGGGTCATCGCCGGATCACATCGCTACCCGGGCGCGGCGATCCTGGCCTCCGGGGCCGCGGTCGCGGCGACCTCCGGTATGACGCGGTACGTCGGTTCGGCGCACGCCGAGGTGGTGTCGCACTTCCCCGAGGTGGTCGCCGCGCCGGACCTCGCCGACGCCGGCCGGGTCCAGGCCTGGGTGGTCGGCCCCGGCATGGGCACCGACGCGGCCGCGACGGCGCTGCTGCGTACCGTCCTCGACTCCGATCTGCCGGTGCTCGTCGACGCCGACGCGCTCACCATCGTCTCGAACGAACCCGGACTCGTCGCCGGTCGCGCGGCACCGACGCTCCTGACCCCGCATGCCGGTGAGTTCGCGCGGTTGACCGGTGCCGAGGTGGGGGCCGATCGGGTGTCCGCGGTCGCCGACCTCGCCGCTCAATGGCGTGTCACGGTTCTCCTGAAGGGCCGGATCACGCTGGTCGCCGATCCGTCGGGAAGGGTCGTCGGCAACGACGCCGGGTCGTCGTGGGCGGCGACCGCCGGTGCCGGTGACGTGCTGGCCGGGATTGCGGGATCGCTGCTCGCCGCCGGCAGGTCGCCGCAGGAGGCGGGGGCCTGGGCGGCCCGCGTCCACGCCCACGCCGCACTGCTGGCGAGCCGGGGAGCCCCGATCGGTGCGTCCACGCTGCTCGCGGCGTTGCGCCCGGCGATCCGGGAGTTCACCTCAGGAGGAACAGCAGGGGAGACGCACACCCCGCCACGCTGA
- the alr gene encoding alanine racemase: MTSAALTATVDLGAIAHNLDVLRTASNAAVMAVVKADAYGHGAVPVAKAALAAGAAELGVAHITEARALRAAGVDAPITAWLHAPGADFEGAITDHIEVALSSSRQLDAVVDAARATGIAASVTAKVDTGLNRSGVAADEWDDFAERIAKAHAEGAVVVRAVMCHLARGDEPDHPLNSEQAVRLDAAAADLERLGAAPEIMHIANSPAALTRPDLARDMVRPGIAIYGRSPVPELGDFGLIPAMTLSAPVALVKKVAAGQGVSYSHTWIAPCDTVVAVVPAGYADGVPRLLSGRIRVRIGERLFDGIGRICMDQFVIDLGPDGAGVREGDEVELFGTGAHGGITAKDWADAIGTIDYEIISQVGNRAVRRYLNADAAGGDAVADE; the protein is encoded by the coding sequence ATGACTTCCGCTGCCCTGACCGCGACCGTCGACCTCGGCGCCATCGCGCACAACCTCGACGTCCTGCGTACCGCCTCGAACGCTGCCGTGATGGCCGTCGTGAAGGCCGACGCCTACGGCCACGGCGCCGTGCCGGTCGCGAAGGCCGCGCTGGCCGCGGGCGCCGCCGAGTTGGGCGTCGCGCACATCACCGAGGCCCGCGCACTGCGTGCCGCCGGAGTCGACGCCCCGATCACCGCCTGGCTGCACGCCCCGGGCGCGGACTTCGAAGGAGCGATCACCGACCACATCGAGGTCGCGCTGTCCTCGTCACGACAACTCGACGCCGTGGTCGACGCCGCCCGCGCGACCGGCATCGCGGCGAGCGTCACGGCCAAGGTCGACACCGGGCTCAACCGGAGCGGCGTCGCCGCCGACGAATGGGACGACTTCGCCGAGAGGATCGCGAAGGCGCACGCCGAGGGCGCGGTCGTCGTCCGCGCGGTGATGTGTCACCTCGCCCGCGGTGACGAACCCGACCATCCGCTCAACAGCGAACAGGCCGTCCGGCTCGACGCCGCGGCCGCCGACCTCGAACGTCTCGGCGCGGCGCCCGAGATCATGCACATTGCGAATTCGCCTGCGGCGCTGACTCGTCCGGACCTGGCGCGTGACATGGTCCGGCCCGGGATCGCGATCTACGGTCGGAGTCCGGTCCCCGAGCTCGGCGACTTCGGGCTCATCCCGGCGATGACGCTGTCGGCTCCGGTCGCCCTGGTCAAGAAGGTCGCCGCGGGACAGGGTGTCTCCTACAGTCACACCTGGATCGCACCGTGCGACACCGTCGTCGCGGTGGTGCCCGCGGGCTACGCCGACGGCGTGCCGCGCCTGCTGTCGGGCCGCATCCGGGTCCGTATCGGAGAGCGTCTGTTCGACGGCATCGGTCGTATCTGCATGGACCAGTTCGTCATCGACCTCGGACCCGACGGGGCCGGCGTCCGGGAGGGCGACGAGGTCGAACTCTTCGGGACCGGCGCCCACGGCGGCATCACAGCCAAGGACTGGGCCGACGCCATCGGCACCATCGACTACGAGATCATCTCCCAGGTGGGCAACCGCGCGGTTCGGCGATACCTGAACGCGGACGCGGCCGGCGGTGACGCGGTGGCCGACGAGTGA
- a CDS encoding alpha/beta fold hydrolase — protein MSGVSVVDDSERAGLLAGLAGVAALGGMAAIGAARNIARKSVVGKADPHADIDLSTMYEDQARTVTTDDGLELAVRTVDLGDVRHGKPPELTIVFVHGFSLGLASWHFQREQLATEWADRNYRFVFYDHRGHGESDPAPVETCTIAQLADDAAAVIRSTVTSGPVVVVGHSMGGMTVMGLARRHPALFSSTGPVAGVGLVATASRGLTEAGLGEGLGNPVVDAFRLSVRRAPRLVQAGRGLTRQALEPVLVAASFGPAFFSPALGSAVEKMIQSTPIETIVNFLHALEIHDESTALPVLAQVPTTVVCGDKDRLTPLPNSVRMFAQLGPDSRLVVVKGAGHMVQMEEPRLVSDAIVDLVDRARVALPAPRRRWWKRRAKA, from the coding sequence GTGAGCGGGGTGAGCGTGGTGGACGATTCCGAACGCGCCGGGCTGCTCGCCGGGCTGGCAGGTGTCGCGGCACTCGGCGGTATGGCGGCGATCGGCGCCGCGCGCAACATCGCGCGCAAGAGCGTCGTCGGCAAGGCCGACCCGCACGCCGACATCGACCTCTCGACGATGTACGAGGATCAGGCGCGGACCGTGACCACCGACGACGGTCTCGAACTCGCGGTCCGGACCGTCGATCTCGGTGACGTCCGCCACGGTAAGCCCCCCGAGCTCACCATCGTCTTCGTCCACGGCTTCAGCCTCGGGCTCGCGAGCTGGCACTTCCAGCGGGAACAATTGGCAACCGAGTGGGCCGACCGCAACTACCGCTTCGTCTTCTACGATCACCGCGGCCACGGCGAGAGCGATCCCGCGCCGGTGGAGACCTGCACGATCGCGCAGCTCGCGGACGACGCCGCGGCGGTGATCCGGTCGACGGTCACCAGCGGACCCGTTGTGGTCGTTGGCCATTCGATGGGTGGCATGACGGTGATGGGTCTGGCGCGCCGGCATCCGGCACTGTTCTCGTCCACCGGGCCCGTCGCCGGTGTGGGCCTCGTCGCGACCGCATCGCGCGGCCTCACCGAGGCGGGACTCGGTGAGGGACTGGGCAACCCGGTGGTCGACGCCTTCCGACTGAGCGTCCGGCGCGCGCCGCGACTGGTCCAGGCCGGCCGCGGATTGACCCGCCAGGCGCTCGAACCTGTGCTCGTCGCGGCCAGTTTCGGGCCGGCGTTCTTCAGTCCGGCACTCGGCAGCGCCGTGGAGAAGATGATCCAGTCCACGCCGATCGAGACCATCGTGAACTTCCTGCACGCACTGGAGATCCACGACGAGTCGACGGCACTGCCGGTACTGGCGCAGGTGCCCACGACCGTCGTGTGCGGCGACAAGGACCGGCTGACACCCCTGCCGAACTCGGTGCGCATGTTCGCCCAGCTCGGACCGGATTCCCGTCTCGTGGTGGTCAAGGGGGCCGGCCACATGGTCCAGATGGAGGAACCCCGATTGGTCAGCGACGCGATCGTCGATCTGGTGGACCGCGCCCGGGTCGCCCTTCCGGCCCCTCGTCGACGCTGGTGGAAGAGGCGGGCGAAGGCATGA
- the tsaE gene encoding tRNA (adenosine(37)-N6)-threonylcarbamoyltransferase complex ATPase subunit type 1 TsaE, giving the protein MRPTPVTDRTGTRELPEVADTEAFGVELATVLSPGDLVILDGPLGAGKTALARGIGAGLGIEGRVTSPTFIIAREHRPGRPGGPAMVHVDAYRLGLAGDGEGGLARGGLDELDALDLDTELTDAVVVVEWGEGVAERLAQRYLVVRLRRDVDTDVRHVEWEWVG; this is encoded by the coding sequence ATGCGCCCGACGCCGGTCACCGACCGCACCGGGACCCGCGAATTGCCGGAGGTCGCCGACACCGAGGCGTTCGGTGTCGAACTCGCGACCGTGTTGTCCCCGGGCGACCTGGTGATCCTCGACGGTCCGCTCGGTGCGGGCAAGACCGCCCTGGCGCGCGGGATCGGCGCCGGTCTGGGAATCGAGGGCCGGGTCACGTCGCCGACCTTCATCATCGCGCGTGAGCACCGGCCGGGCCGTCCCGGCGGTCCGGCGATGGTCCACGTCGATGCCTACCGGCTCGGGCTGGCCGGCGACGGGGAAGGTGGCCTGGCGCGCGGCGGTCTCGACGAACTCGACGCCCTCGACCTGGACACCGAGCTGACCGACGCGGTCGTCGTGGTCGAATGGGGTGAAGGTGTGGCCGAGCGGCTGGCGCAGCGCTACCTCGTGGTGCGGTTGCGCCGCGACGTGGACACCGATGTGCGACATGTGGAATGGGAGTGGGTGGGGTGA
- the tsaB gene encoding tRNA (adenosine(37)-N6)-threonylcarbamoyltransferase complex dimerization subunit type 1 TsaB, producing MSSGERGPDAARTVLAIDTATDSVVTGVVELTGGTAGEVRVLAERVVTDHRRHAELLTTLIAECLTESGISRDALAAVVVGCGPGPFTGLRVGMATGAAFADALGIPAHGVCSLDALALDTTPPAERPDVLVVTDARRREVYWALYRDGARVRGPEVTAPATVAEELSPVFTAGEVGAASGSAVHLESVGWTGAPPQATVPSARGLVAAAASEIVAGEIPEPLVPLYLRRPDAVEQKSRKLGAAR from the coding sequence ATGAGTTCCGGTGAACGGGGCCCCGACGCGGCGCGGACGGTGCTGGCGATCGACACCGCGACCGACTCGGTGGTCACCGGGGTCGTCGAGTTGACCGGTGGGACGGCCGGCGAGGTGCGGGTGCTGGCCGAACGCGTGGTCACCGACCACCGCCGGCACGCGGAACTGCTCACCACCCTGATCGCGGAATGCCTTACCGAGTCCGGGATCTCCCGTGACGCGTTGGCCGCGGTGGTCGTCGGATGCGGCCCCGGGCCGTTCACCGGACTGCGCGTCGGTATGGCCACCGGTGCGGCCTTCGCCGACGCACTCGGCATCCCGGCCCACGGTGTGTGTTCGCTGGACGCCCTCGCTCTCGACACGACCCCGCCCGCCGAGCGCCCCGACGTCCTCGTCGTCACCGACGCCCGTCGCCGAGAGGTGTACTGGGCGTTGTACCGCGACGGTGCGCGGGTGCGCGGACCCGAGGTCACCGCCCCGGCGACGGTCGCCGAGGAGCTGTCCCCGGTCTTCACCGCCGGTGAGGTCGGCGCGGCGTCGGGTTCGGCGGTCCACCTGGAATCGGTCGGCTGGACGGGTGCGCCGCCGCAGGCCACCGTGCCGTCGGCGCGCGGACTCGTCGCGGCGGCCGCCTCCGAGATCGTCGCCGGCGAAATTCCCGAACCCCTTGTGCCGCTGTACCTCCGACGCCCCGACGCGGTTGAGCAGAAGTCCCGGAAACTGGGGGCCGCGCGGTGA
- the rimI gene encoding ribosomal protein S18-alanine N-acetyltransferase, producing the protein MTAPELIIDALTYGDIPKCAALEKQMFAEDSPWPASAFRAELNAPYNTYFAARERAGGEVIGYAGISTLGQPDAYECEIHTIAVDPAHRGRGIGRALLEAMLTVADAVDAPVFLEVRTDNDVAITLYSRHGFSTAGIRRNYYQPSGADAYTMLRVPSSGRPLDPEEGPA; encoded by the coding sequence GTGACGGCACCGGAATTGATCATCGACGCGCTGACCTACGGCGACATCCCGAAGTGCGCGGCGCTGGAGAAGCAGATGTTCGCCGAGGACTCGCCGTGGCCGGCGTCGGCGTTCCGGGCCGAACTCAACGCGCCCTACAACACCTACTTCGCGGCGCGGGAACGCGCGGGCGGTGAGGTCATCGGTTACGCCGGGATCTCCACGCTCGGTCAGCCCGATGCCTACGAGTGCGAGATCCACACGATCGCAGTCGATCCCGCCCATCGCGGACGGGGTATCGGGAGGGCCCTGCTGGAGGCGATGCTGACGGTGGCCGACGCCGTCGACGCACCGGTCTTCCTCGAGGTGCGCACCGACAACGACGTCGCGATCACCCTGTACTCCCGGCACGGCTTCAGTACTGCCGGAATCCGCCGGAACTACTATCAGCCGTCCGGCGCGGATGCCTACACGATGTTGCGGGTCCCGAGTTCGGGACGGCCGCTCGATCCCGAGGAGGGCCCGGCGTGA
- the tsaD gene encoding tRNA (adenosine(37)-N6)-threonylcarbamoyltransferase complex transferase subunit TsaD, which produces MIVMGIESSCDETGVGIVRWTPADGDAPGFATLLADEVASSVDEHARFGGVVPEIASRAHLEAIVPTMRRAREAAGIDRPDAIAVTIGPGLAGALLVGVAAAKAYALAWDVPLYAMNHLGGHVAVDTLEHGPMPECVALLVSGGHTHLLHVTDLAEPIVELGTTVDDAAGEAFDKVARLLDLGFPGGPALDRAARDGDPKAIAFPRGMTGPRDARNDFSFSGLKTAVARYVEKCERDGVEVPVADVAASFQEAVADVLTMKAVRACGDLGVDTLVLGGGATANSRIRSLAEERCAAAGITLRVPKPRLCTDNGVMIATLGAHVIAGGAAPSPLTVASDPAMSVRVSQL; this is translated from the coding sequence GTGATCGTCATGGGCATCGAGAGTTCCTGCGACGAGACCGGAGTCGGGATCGTGCGCTGGACGCCGGCCGACGGCGACGCCCCAGGCTTCGCGACGCTGCTCGCCGACGAGGTCGCCTCGAGCGTCGACGAGCACGCCCGCTTCGGCGGTGTCGTCCCCGAGATCGCCTCGCGCGCACACCTCGAGGCCATCGTGCCGACGATGCGTCGCGCCCGTGAGGCCGCCGGTATCGACCGACCGGACGCCATCGCCGTCACCATCGGACCCGGGCTCGCCGGTGCGCTGCTCGTCGGCGTCGCCGCGGCCAAGGCCTACGCACTCGCCTGGGATGTGCCGCTGTACGCGATGAACCATCTCGGCGGACACGTCGCGGTGGACACCCTCGAACACGGTCCGATGCCCGAGTGCGTCGCCCTGCTCGTGTCGGGCGGGCACACCCATCTGCTGCACGTCACCGATCTCGCCGAGCCGATCGTCGAACTCGGCACCACGGTCGACGACGCGGCGGGGGAGGCCTTCGACAAGGTCGCCCGACTCCTCGACCTCGGTTTCCCCGGCGGCCCGGCCCTCGATCGCGCCGCCCGGGACGGCGACCCGAAGGCCATCGCGTTCCCCCGCGGGATGACCGGGCCACGCGACGCCCGCAACGACTTCTCGTTCAGCGGTCTCAAGACCGCGGTCGCCCGGTATGTGGAGAAGTGTGAGCGCGACGGGGTGGAGGTCCCGGTGGCCGACGTCGCGGCGTCGTTTCAGGAGGCCGTCGCCGACGTGCTCACCATGAAGGCGGTCCGTGCGTGCGGCGATCTGGGGGTCGACACCCTGGTCCTCGGCGGCGGGGCCACCGCCAACTCGCGGATCCGGTCGCTCGCGGAGGAACGCTGCGCGGCCGCCGGGATCACGCTGCGCGTGCCCAAGCCGCGACTCTGCACCGACAACGGGGTCATGATCGCCACCCTCGGTGCGCACGTGATCGCCGGAGGCGCGGCACCGTCGCCGCTCACGGTGGCCTCCGACCCGGCGATGTCGGTGCGCGTCAGTCAGCTCTGA
- the groES gene encoding co-chaperone GroES has translation MASVNIKPLEDKILVQAVEAETTTASGLVIPDSAKEKPQEGTVIAVGEGRVTEQGNRVPVDVKEGDTVIYSKYGGTEIKYAGEEYLILSARDVLAVIGK, from the coding sequence GTGGCGAGCGTGAACATCAAGCCGCTTGAGGACAAGATCCTGGTGCAGGCCGTCGAGGCCGAGACGACCACCGCCTCGGGCCTGGTCATCCCGGACTCCGCCAAGGAGAAGCCGCAGGAGGGCACCGTCATCGCCGTCGGCGAGGGCCGGGTCACCGAGCAGGGCAACCGCGTCCCCGTGGACGTCAAGGAAGGTGACACCGTCATCTACAGCAAGTACGGCGGCACCGAGATCAAGTACGCCGGCGAGGAGTACCTGATCCTCTCGGCGCGCGACGTCCTCGCCGTCATCGGCAAGTAG
- the groL gene encoding chaperonin GroEL (60 kDa chaperone family; promotes refolding of misfolded polypeptides especially under stressful conditions; forms two stacked rings of heptamers to form a barrel-shaped 14mer; ends can be capped by GroES; misfolded proteins enter the barrel where they are refolded when GroES binds), with translation MAKQIEFNETARRALERGIDQLADTVKVTLGPRGRHVVLAKAFGGPSVTNDGVTIARDIDLEDPFENLGAQLVKSVATKTNDVAGDGTTTATVLAQAMVKAGLRNVAAGANPIALGQGISKAADALSEALLAAATPVAGEQSIAQIATVSSRDEEIGEMVGKAMSVVGADGVVTVEEGSGLQTELDITEGVQFDKGFLSPYFVTDVDSQEAVLEDALVLLYRDKISSLPEFLPLLEKVVEAGKSLLIVAEDVEGEPLSTLVVNSIRKTIRAVAVKSPFFGDRRKAFMEDLAVVTGGTVVTSDVGLTLSTVGLEVLGSARRVVVTKDATTIVEGAGTKEAIAGRAAQLRREIEASDSDWDKEKLAERLAKLAGGVAVIRVGAATETSLKERKHRVEDAVAAAKAAVEEGIIPGGGSAIVQASKVLDELAASLTDDEALGVRVVRDAAKAPLFWIASNAGLDGAVVVSKVTDLGKNEGFNAASLTYGDLVGEGIIDPVKVTRSAVVNAASVARMVLTTETAITDQPAEEPAGHAGHGHAH, from the coding sequence ATGGCCAAGCAGATTGAATTCAACGAAACCGCGCGGCGGGCGCTCGAGCGAGGCATCGATCAGCTCGCCGACACCGTGAAGGTCACCCTCGGCCCGCGTGGCCGACACGTGGTGCTCGCCAAGGCCTTCGGCGGACCGAGCGTCACCAACGACGGCGTCACCATCGCCAGGGACATCGACCTCGAGGATCCCTTCGAGAACCTCGGTGCCCAGCTGGTGAAGTCGGTCGCGACCAAGACCAACGACGTCGCCGGCGACGGCACCACCACCGCAACCGTTCTGGCGCAGGCGATGGTCAAGGCCGGGCTGCGCAACGTCGCCGCCGGTGCCAACCCGATCGCACTCGGCCAGGGCATCAGCAAGGCCGCCGACGCCCTGAGCGAGGCCCTGCTGGCCGCCGCCACCCCGGTCGCCGGTGAACAGTCCATCGCCCAGATCGCCACCGTCTCCTCGCGTGACGAGGAGATCGGCGAGATGGTCGGCAAGGCGATGAGCGTGGTCGGCGCCGACGGCGTCGTCACCGTCGAAGAGGGCTCCGGCCTGCAGACCGAACTCGACATCACCGAGGGCGTGCAGTTCGACAAGGGTTTCCTCTCGCCGTACTTCGTCACCGATGTCGACAGCCAGGAAGCGGTCCTCGAGGACGCACTCGTGCTGCTCTACCGCGACAAGATCAGCTCGCTGCCGGAGTTCCTGCCGCTGCTGGAGAAGGTCGTCGAGGCGGGCAAGTCGCTGCTGATCGTCGCCGAGGACGTCGAGGGCGAGCCGCTGTCGACCCTCGTGGTGAACTCGATCCGCAAGACCATCCGCGCCGTCGCGGTGAAGTCGCCGTTCTTCGGTGACCGTCGCAAGGCCTTCATGGAGGACCTGGCGGTCGTCACCGGCGGCACCGTGGTCACCTCGGACGTAGGCCTCACCCTGTCGACTGTGGGCCTCGAGGTCCTCGGTTCGGCGCGTCGTGTCGTCGTCACCAAGGACGCCACCACGATCGTCGAGGGCGCGGGCACCAAGGAGGCCATCGCCGGTCGCGCCGCGCAGCTGCGTCGCGAGATCGAGGCGTCGGACTCCGACTGGGACAAGGAGAAGCTCGCCGAGCGTCTGGCCAAGCTGGCCGGCGGCGTGGCCGTCATCCGAGTCGGTGCGGCCACCGAGACCTCGCTCAAGGAGCGCAAGCACCGCGTCGAGGACGCCGTCGCCGCAGCCAAGGCCGCGGTCGAGGAAGGCATCATCCCCGGCGGTGGTTCGGCCATCGTCCAGGCATCGAAGGTGCTCGACGAGCTCGCCGCCTCGCTGACCGACGACGAGGCGCTGGGCGTCCGCGTGGTCCGGGACGCTGCCAAGGCGCCGCTGTTCTGGATCGCCTCCAACGCCGGTCTCGACGGGGCAGTCGTGGTCTCCAAGGTCACCGACCTCGGCAAGAACGAGGGCTTCAACGCTGCGAGCCTCACCTACGGTGACCTCGTCGGCGAGGGCATCATCGACCCGGTGAAGGTGACCCGTTCCGCGGTCGTCAACGCCGCGTCGGTCGCCCGCATGGTGCTCACCACCGAGACCGCGATCACCGATCAGCCCGCGGAGGAGCCGGCCGGCCACGCCGGACACGGTCACGCCCACTGA
- a CDS encoding WhiB family transcriptional regulator codes for MPQPNHLPGPNADIWDWQMSGLCRGVDSAMFFHPDGERGRARAQRERRAKEMCHQCPVIAQCREHALAVAEPYGIWGGLSESERSMLMKRGVGRRMAS; via the coding sequence ATGCCTCAGCCCAACCATCTCCCCGGCCCCAACGCAGACATCTGGGACTGGCAGATGTCCGGCCTCTGCCGCGGCGTCGACTCTGCGATGTTCTTCCATCCTGACGGTGAACGCGGCCGTGCGCGCGCCCAGCGTGAGCGTCGCGCCAAGGAGATGTGCCACCAATGCCCCGTCATCGCCCAGTGCCGCGAGCACGCACTCGCCGTGGCCGAGCCCTACGGAATCTGGGGCGGGCTCTCCGAGTCCGAGCGCAGCATGCTGATGAAGCGCGGTGTCGGCCGCCGGATGGCGAGCTGA
- a CDS encoding sigma-70 family RNA polymerase sigma factor yields MKLTGGELDDAVRAAGQGDRAALTSVLESVQEPILRYCRGRIGIGERHLFSADDIAQEALMAVMTALPRYRDQGKPFMAFVYGITSHKVADAMRVKSDPVEDVPEVGHVTGGPEQFALDADGSRRMRALLDILPEKQREVLVLRLVVGMSAEETAQMIGSTAGAVRVAQHRALAKLKDELKRTGGHDERRI; encoded by the coding sequence ATGAAGCTGACAGGTGGTGAGTTGGACGACGCCGTCCGGGCCGCGGGCCAGGGCGATCGTGCAGCTCTCACATCAGTCCTCGAAAGCGTGCAGGAACCGATCCTGCGCTATTGCCGAGGGCGAATCGGAATCGGAGAACGTCACCTGTTCTCCGCAGACGACATCGCGCAGGAGGCTTTGATGGCGGTGATGACCGCGCTGCCCCGTTATCGGGACCAGGGCAAGCCGTTCATGGCCTTCGTCTATGGCATCACCTCACACAAGGTCGCCGACGCCATGCGGGTCAAGTCCGATCCGGTGGAGGACGTGCCCGAGGTCGGTCACGTCACCGGCGGACCGGAGCAGTTCGCCCTCGACGCCGACGGCAGCAGGCGGATGCGCGCCCTGCTCGACATACTTCCGGAGAAGCAGCGCGAGGTGCTGGTACTCCGGCTGGTCGTCGGCATGTCGGCCGAGGAGACGGCCCAGATGATCGGAAGCACCGCAGGTGCGGTTCGAGTCGCCCAGCACCGGGCGTTGGCGAAGTTGAAGGACGAGTTGAAACGGACAGGAGGTCACGATGAGCGGAGAATCTGA